From Branchiostoma lanceolatum isolate klBraLanc5 chromosome 16, klBraLanc5.hap2, whole genome shotgun sequence:
aaatatacatagTATTTGGTCTTTATGGTCTTCTTTTCAAAGTATTTGTGAAATGGTCAAACCGTCACACACCGGACAATCAAATGtcaaaaatagcacagaaataTACACTATGTTTAGTGTACTTTGTATTTGCTTCTAGAGACCATAATCTTATAGTATATTCAATATCGGCTTGTTCTTGCCAAAATTCATCAAACCAAATTTCATCCTGGACCAAGATAAGTGTGCATTATATATAAAGCAATGAATGATCGGCAGATATGTGTGCAGTTTTCCACAGATCAATCCGAAAGCGCTTTGAAATGACGTCACGTTGGTCTAATTTCAAAGCGCTTTCAGACTTTGCTTGTGGGAAACTGCTAGTGGTTCTGCCTTGCTATAACAGGACGCAACAAGCCGATTCGtggtttgaactgcgcatgcgcgaggtcaaaggtgaatgcccCTTACTTGTAAACAGAACTTGTCTAGACCATACTTGacacatgtccagacgtgttttgtttatgtctaaggggccttcacctttggtatattacccacaatgcattagTACACTGCGCATGCccagttcaaaccgtgaaccagCGTATTGGTCACAAGGTGTTTGGGTATATAGGCTCTGTAGCATGGTTGctgaaaatatttcgaaagctGTTTGCTATATACATGATGCAGCATTCTATATGCCACAGCACTCTCTTagaatatatgtacattggcaaAAATAAGCAAGCAGGTCCAAGAGTGCATTTCAGAAATTgcgaaataataataataacaatccATACACAAATATATCGCATCTGAAATTAAGTACAGGAATGATATTGTGCACTCCAATCTTTGAAATTTTAGTTGGTCAGGTTTTGGGGGTATTGTACCTTAAAGCTGCAaggatatcaaatatcatgccGAATTAACATATCCGTCGCTTGAGTTGTAGAAGAAAATAACTCCGCTTGTTTTCTGGACAGCATTGGGATTTTCATTTCCATACTGAAGACAGAATATTCTCCATAAATACCACTGTTTTCAgcattgaaaagaaaaactttGCGTGATCTCCAGTCACGTGATGATCTCATGCTAGTCACGTGACTCTCATGAGACGATCACGTGATGATCACATGACGGCCACGTGACGATCACATGATGCTACGGTAACATGGCCTTGACCGAATCGCTGTCTTCCGTAGAGTGTGCCTTCAGATCCGAAAACCGCATCTTCAGCTGAAAATAGAGGTAATAGCCCCGGTCAAAATTGTTGTTTCGTTGCCTTAAGATGGAGAAGGTCAACCACCTTAAGAATCTCAACACCTTAACCACCTTAATTACACCAGACTACTGAAACTAACACCTTATCCCGTTTACTACTAAGCAACATGCTACATGCCACAAGTATGTCGTGCATTATAGAAAGTGGAAGGAGTATAGACACCGAGAACTGTTCAAAACGTAAAATAGAATTTAGAATtcagaaaaataaaatgaaattgaacaaaaaaattaaaaatggtGAGGAATTCAGCATATTCCATGCAGGTTTGCTTGTAGGGAGAGTTTGGGAGGTGTAATGTGCCAAAAATTTCatttaacaaaagaaaaaatgATGTAGCACTATATGGCAGTGTAGCCTTTCCGACCGAATGTTCCTCTTTCTctttggttttgattttgtattttggCAGTTTTAGTTGTTTGTTTGGAAGTTTTGATTGTTTGTTAACCGTTGGCACTTTTGAAATCAACACAACACTAAGTCTTAGGAACCGCTGGCACATCATTATGGGACATAGAAACTTTGATAAAATTGTTTTCCTTCCATCTTTCTTTACAAGTTTGTAGTCACCAATGGAGAATTCATCTTTCCTATATTCACAATGCCAGCATCTTGAATATAGGTACAAACCGTATAAACGCATTAGGGTTTACATTTCTGCCACTATTCCAATGAAACAGAGTTCAACAGTGTAGAGATGTTAATGAAACTCTATGTTAGTAACACTATTTCTTTCTAGAACAACTACCAGTTTTACAAGAGGTCTATAACGAAGTCCGAGAACTGTTGTGTGGGAGACTAGAACTGCATAAATCTCGTGTCATCATAAAATAATTCATAAATTAATttattaaaaaaataatttatCTCCTAAAAAAACCTACACATTTTTGCTTCATGAGAAACCTTCAACTTTATCACTTCAAATTCATCAAATAGTCGAGCGATTTAAAGTTCAAAACAAGAGAAATGAACGTTGTTGTTACCTTACAGTAAAAATCTGTACAATAATTATGATACaaaatcactttttgattgtgcGTGTAAGATGCCATATTGTCGTTTCAGTCAGtcaatataattatatatatatactaaaaGATCTTTTTGATCATCTTtagatttttatcaattttgctCAGAACAGTTTCGTTTAAATGCAGATCTAGCCTCGTTTTCACACAGCATATCAGCCAACATTGAAGCAGTCTTTCCCCAAACACCACAGAAGGAAGATGGCGGCTACAGTAGCTTCTGCACATGCGCGAAGAGGCGAACGAACGGACGGACGGACGTAGAGGTACACCAGGCGTGGGGTTAGTTACAAAGCTGTGGAAGCGGGGTTAATGACTCCATTGGCGGGGTAGGCCGCTATGGAGCCCGAAACGGAGGTCACCGAATCTGTCACCAGGTTCTGCTTGCTGATGGCTCCAGGTACCGTTCGCTTCTGTTTGGCTTTCAGTGTCTCGCCGCGGTACGGCATCAGACCGGTCAGGCGCAGGAAGAACACCAGGGGGATGAACAGGGTCGGGAGGCAGATCAGGACGTAGCACATCATCTCTCCCCACCACGGGTACGGGCCCTTGTCGACAACTTGGCCCTGGATAATAAAATAGATAGAATTCAATTGAATTGAAAACATCATTGGTTTAATCATTTAACAAACAGTATAATTAATACTACAATTCATACATTGAAATGGAACGATGCCATCACCTCGCAGCCTTTACAGACGGCTGAATTGTGTGAACAATGGCGTTTACGAAAAAATGTCAGTAAAAATATATAACTTTACAATAATAAGGCCAACTATACGGGGTTGTTTAAAAGGTGGACAAGGTGTAATATTGTGCCCTTGTTGTATGGTTCAGTGCGCGACGGCAATTGGTCAAGTTTTGTATGTTGTCTCGTTTAGTTcaatctatttggccagtttctactattcaCAGCAACCTATGGAATATGGTAGAGACTACGTACCAGCGCGGAATCCCAGCCCTTGTATGTGATGGTCCGGGTGGCCTCGGTGTAAATGGTGGCGCCGAAAATCACCAACATGGAGACGGGGGTCAGGAACATCCAGGTCACCTTCCAGTAGATGTTCGGGCGGGATCCGGTCATGTACAACAGATCGTCTGataacctgtcaatcaaacagaGTGATGAATAAACAGAGACGATGTGGATATAAATGTAGATAGACTTCGTCACAATTGGCACCGCATTCTTCAACAAGGAAGGGCTAgactggaatccaaacctattatagctcccgagtctcctcttcGCAAAtagcggagaggagactcgggagctataataggtttagattTCAGGCTAAGGAGTAGTGGTACATCTAGGTCGTAAGGCAGTCTTGTGGTTGGGGTGTTGATGTAGAATCTTAAGgttctgagttcgaatcccgagcagaccccaatgttgtgctcttggaaaGGGATTTAACCCCTAATTTTCTAACTCGAAtacttagcttcggttagggatacCCTATCGAATGGGCGTAAAGCaaaggccccgtgtttgaggagagccacatctcgagcacgtTCAGgaccccaccacacttatcaaaaagaataCTGGGGGCCCATCCAAGTGTGCGTGGATCAAACCTACAGTCCGCGGCCGGTCGCTCAGTTTACATCTTGGAAAGGCGATAGTCACCTGTTGTGTCAATCCTTCGACAAACGCGGAAAATCTTAATAGATTAATAAACAAACATCAGTGAGTTCTTACCTGTTCAAGCCGTAGACGTACACGATGGCGATGTTCTCGAAGAAGGCGATGATGAGCAGTGGGAAGGTCCCGCTGTAGTCGTTAAAGATGTCCAGCCAGTAGCTCCCAGAGTACTGTGCGAAGATCAGTCCGATCAGGAAGCAGACCACACACAGGAGAACTGCAGAGGAAAAGAAGTAGAACatttacaaaaataaacatttggGAGAGAGTTAAACATTCagttattcatttattatcAACTTCAGCGGTCCCTTAGTCTGGTCAACGGTTGGGAACTACAGTGATACCCTTTCAACCACATTTCTCCAACttttgggcgtttttgtcagacTTTCTAATTGgtcctgttttctttaatttggcttggagacaaacaaaaaaaggggacaaaatagaaatcccgacaaaaacgcctacaaacacgtcaaaaaacagccagccccgaacctctgcttggagagtacaaattTGTAACGTACCAACAAGAAACTCCTTGCGCCATTTCCATATCCCGGCATCCCTCAGCGGTGTGATGACGCCCTCTAGCGTTCCGAACATGGAGCTCAGGCCGAGGTTCGCCAACATGAGGAAGAACAGGATGGACCAGAACGGGCCCATCTCCAGCGGGTAGAACTGGTTCATGGCCTCCGTGAAGACTACAAATGCCAGACCGGTCCCACCAACGGCCTGCAGAAGGACATACATTATTAACATTACACTTTAAGGTATTAAAGAGATGCGGCTGAGGAGTtatgggatgtttttgaaaaaccaTTAATCAATCTTaatcaaccttaatttttttcctttgaatattttcatcGGTAACAAAAACATCTTGAAAAACCATTAATTAACCTTAATCAACCTTATTTTTatcctttgaatattttcatcGATAACAAAAACATTCTTACAAGGTGAATAATAATCTTAATTATAGCctgcaaaatgaaattcattgtGCCCGATAGAAATATCTTTGCCAGACTTACGTTGTTGAGGTTGCCCTCCTTGCTGCAGTAGCCGAAGTTGAAGTCCCGGACGGCGGTGTCAGTAGTGTTGTAGGTGCCCCACAAGTCCATGTAGTTGGAGGCTGTCACGGTCATGTTCTGGTTAGCGAAGTCAGGTACATTATTCTCCATGACGACCTGGAACCTGGATGAcgtcaagaaaaacaacataaattTGTGATTATAGTTCACCAACGTGTGGTGttggtgtggcgtaacggttagatcgttgggctcagaaccaataggtctgGGGTTCGATACTCGCCATACCAAGACGTGTTCTTGAGAAGGTACTTTACTTGAAATTCCTACAATGGTGGCGGAATGACGCCCACAAGATCTGGACATTTGctataaaaaaacataatttttttaaatccaccAAACTGACTCATACGTCTATCAAACACCATGTATGTCTAGTCGAATCTAATTAGGATTAGGATTTACGTACAAGACCGTATTAAGTTAGGCATCAATTTATCAAGAAGTggtttctgattggtcagagcAATCATGACGTCAAATTCAGACGATACTTACTCCTGGAGGCACTTGCGGCTGTCTGTCAGCGCCTTGAAGCCCAGGACGGAAAAGATGACGATCGAGGCAAAAATAGAAGTCCCGGAATTGATGATTGACACAACGACAGCATCACGGGTGCAGTTGTTTTTCctgagaatgaaaaaaaagtgaataaaaattgaaaaaatagtTAGACAAAAGTTAATACTAAAAATCTAGAGATTGAAATTCACATTATTATATTTCtatttgttacgttttgtgaaTTGACGTTTtggataaaaaaaaatgcaacggCAACAAGAGCtgtctaccactaaaaaattaTGACCAGGTAACGAAATCTGAAGattgaaagttctgctgcagtaccaaagaaagacGCCAGGGGGACCAAACTTTAATAATATATTCCATATGAGGAGAGCTGACCACATACCaattttcatgacaatccatccatagctttttGAGTTACGCTGTTCAACTACAAACAAATGCtaccttggcgaaggtaaagtGATAGTTCTGTACATAAGCGCCATCTAGCAGTTTAGGTTTCAACAGCAGGCCCACCTGGGGTTGTAGCTAGAGAAGGAGATGAGCCCTCCGAACGCCACGCTGAGGGAAAAGAAAATCTGTGTGGCTGCTTCCAGCCAGACGATCGGATCCGCCAGCTTCTCAACCTACAGAAAAATAATAAGTTATTGAACCAATAAGTTGTTTTTGTCAATATAACCCTTGTTCTAATGAACCTTGTGTATTTGTCAATCTACGAAATAATGATTAGTAATAGAACCACTAAGTTGTTTTCATCAACAATAATCAATAACCATtgtttttgaaataattgtTTGCAACAAACCTATAGTAAGTTTGACTAGTCGAACAAAGCCTAAAATTTGCTGGTAGAATCTCGTTCAATAAGGTGCTGAAAACCTTCGATTTCGTGAGAAATGGACTAAATTTCCGGTGTAAACTGTAGTTTTCATTTGTTAATCATTTAGTAAAGGTTAATTGCAAAAGGGAGGATATATCGGAAAAGCGTTACATGACTTAATAATTTCTTTAGGACGATGACGGATTATCCTACACAAAGGTATATGTAGTACTTACCTGCAGCATCAGCGAGTTATGATATAAGTGCGTTTTGGTGTGAACTGTGCTCTTCTCTAAAAAAGCAGCAAAGCAGTGGCTAAGCGTGCAGGCAACATAACACAGCcgaatctaatctccaagcagatattccggtggcaagacagtatccatgggtcGAAACAGAAACACTTACCCTCTGCAATTGAcacttagcctctaccaagctccacaggtcgctagaaaaacagtagaaattggtcaaatagacatATAACATGCTAGAGGAGTTTGCCTGCCAGGGAACAAattggctaactcctctggacTGTTACCTGTCTATTTGACCATTTTCTGACGATTTATCCatcgacctgtggagcctggtagaggctacgtatACTGGACACTGTCTTTGTCTATCGATGGTAAAGATTCTACCATcggaatatctgcttggagatcagactGAAGCGACAGAAGCCATGTATCGCGCATTCCTTACCCTGGGTATAAACAGAAAAGCCAATCCATCGCCAGCGCCCTCAAGCGTCACGCCACGGAAAAAGAATATCAAAAGCACGACGTATGGGAATGTAGCAGTGAAGTAGATAGCCTGAAACGCAAATCCAACAAAACAAGGGGACAAATTAAGCACACAGGAgggcacacaagcacacacaacgTTTGCCAGCTTTTTGCAACGACAATCGCCCCCTGTTACCAGCTGTCCACATTGCATTTCTATTCAACGGATTGTCCAAAAGAGATCAAAATAAAGTTTCAAcgggttggtaaatcactgggtaataaagttctttgtacacaaccaaatggTTTATAATTTATACCAAACCGTCTGCCACCTTACTCTAGTCAACACTGACTGGTTATACCTCGCACTGAcgctaggtgttgctgctgcagtgtaAATGATGAGGGGGATGTTAACTCACGTTTGGGATCGCATTCTTTAcaatgcagcagcgacacctagctgcagtgccaagtagaaccagtcattatcGCCATtagaaaggtgacagacggtcaccaaaacgtcggctcGGTATTAACTCTCTGTTTGTGTACAGAGAACTTTGTGACTCAGAGATAgagtttgttttgtatatttgtttgtcCTTGGTTTGTAGGATGCTGGAACAGTGAGCACAAGTCGCTACACACACGCCACCGAGACAAATCTCAGTAGAATTTCTTACTTTAGGCAAAAACATAAACGCCAGGCCGTCACCGGCGCCCTCGAGGGTCACTCCTCGGACGAAGAAAATCAGCAAAACCACGTACGGGAACGTCGCGGTAAAGTATATGGCCTGTTGGCATAAATACTAGGACGTTAGCACTGTTCAAGAACGTCATGTGCAAACGAGGGACTCCGCACAATCTGCATGGCTGGTGATTTTTTTTGGGTGGAAAAATTAAGTATCAACAATAACTAGACACATTCAACCATTGACCAGCCTGATACCTCAGCTACAATGTGGTATCAAGCATCCAGGCATATTCAGGTTTCGTTACTTGGTAGTTACAATAGAATTCATCAAGGtttttatttgatgttttaGTCAACGCTGCATTAGAATTTCGTCCGCTGTATACGATATCTTTCATTTCCGACACAACATCAGTAAACTATAGACGGGATTTTATCCTTATACGGTACTgtatacgcgaacacgaccttatgCGGTACGTTCTAAATGCTGGGAAAGACGCCGTAGACATCAATCAAAAGTCAACTTGTCTACTTGACCTTCACCCGTTTCGAAAAgtctgtgttctgctaccttttAGCAGCCTCGAGTTCTCCGTGCTAGGAAACGAAACTCATTTATCAGAATTTTCTTACGTGACGTTCTTCCTAAACGAGCTTTAGACTATATAGCGTCAACCCGGCGCCAAGCGGTGAAAGTCAGTGACCGGTTGACCTATCAAAGTCCACGTCTGGCGGCCTTCGCGTAACCTGCGCGTATCCGGTTAACCGGTTTGTTATTCATTTGTTGAGTATTTGTGTCGGAACTTACGGCATTGTGGAGTTTGAACGGAACTTACCGAAATCGCCGACGGAAACGGGAGTTTGTTTACATCCTGGGCTATATCTATTATTAGTGGtatcagaaataaataaataaagggcGGTTTGTTTTTGTGCTGTTTAAACGCCCTAAAATTGAGATCATGACGCAAATTTGTTAACAAGTTGTGGTAAATGAAAATAGCGTAAAGATTTCGTCAACAAGATAGCTACAAATTTGCCACAAAATACTGCATTGAGCTTCTTTAACAATTTGGCAAGGGTCCAAAACACACGGTCCTTACAGCAAACAAATGCCCTTTCTATGTTTTTGTTCTCATTTAAGCAATTAATCATGGTCGACAGAACTTGTTCACGAAACAAAAGAAAGGGCGTGTACCACTAGCAAAAAGCTTAAATCGATAGAAGAAAACTTGATTAATACCGCGTCTGTCAAAAATACAACTATACAATACcacacaatctttattgacacaaaacaCAAGTGCAGCGCCTTTCGTCACGTCTAACTGTGCACAGAACTACCAAGCGTGTACTGTTTTGGTAGCTAGAGACTTGACCTCTTGTTGATAGAACCTTCCGTTCTTTCGCGCCATTTCCATATATGGAAAGACTAGTGAATGGGGACGCAAAGGGACCATCCCTCAAGGACAGGCTTTGGCAGACGTTAGGTGTAGGTCAGCCAATCCGGAAATTTGTCAACGCGAGAGTTGAAGAATATATAAGGTTCGTTTTGGGACGTTTTGTTCTGAGACGGGCCCCAGGATTTGTTAACAAGTAAACCAAATGAGAGATCGATTCCAAAGGGAAAATCAATACATTCAGAGAACCAACTTAACCTGGGTCGCTGACAAAATCGTTTTTCACAGagaaatgacgtcatgtttcTAGGATCGTCCTTGACTTGCCCCAGGACGATTTAATCATGACTTGCCCAGTTGGCTTTGATAAACTTTCTTGTTCTGGTTCTTTGGAAGGGCGGACAAGTTCTTGGACACAAAATCCACCCCAAAGATTTACACCGTTGTTCTTAAACCATGTTTAATCAAATGCTGCATTCAATATTATTGTATTCACATCCTTGCGTCGAATGAGTAAAGGTTTGATCACACATTTTCTTGTAACTTTTGCAACAAAAGCCAAAACGTTACAGATTAAGATGTCcaggtatcatcatcatcatcaattcatcaccatcatcaatcAGAAACCATTCTTGAAACACCGAATGCTgccttcttgtttgtttgttttgttaaatCCTTACCTTGCCAGACGACTTGATGCCCTTGATCATGCAGACGCACACAATCAGCCAGGCGGTGAAGATGCAGAGCATCATCTTCCAGTTGATGCCCCCCGAGTCTTCAATGGACTCGCTGGTGTCCAGGGCCTCCCGGTACCAGAAGTACGCTGTAGGGGAGGACTTCTCGCACTCCAGGACTGTACCATTCCCGGGGCAGGTGGCCCAGGGGAGGGGTGCCTAGTGAACACAACCGTACAGTCAGTATGTATCATGTGTAatgactttttaaaaatcatcaaGTCCAAAGAATAAATGAGCTGTTATAAAAAAGGCCTTAAAAACTGTTCAAGTCCGAAGAATGAATGACTTGTTTCACACAAAGTCTCTGAAGTTTGCAGTAGAACAAGATGGCACTGATATGACGTATGATTCAAACATGGCGGCGCACGTGGACGCCAACGAAACCAAGACAGGCTTGACATACGTAGAGTTGTCTGGAAAAAGTCTCGGAAGTTTGCAGTAGAATAAGATGGCGCCGACCTGAcgaatgattaaaaaatggcggcgTCCGTGGACGCCAACGAAATCAATACACAACGTAAAATGTAAGGTATAAAATTACCTGGAAGGAGTTGAAGAAGTAGAAGGCGCACCACCCGATGATGACGTTGTAGTACAGGGCGACAAGGAACGACACTGCAACCATGGCGACGCCGACCCCGCCTAGCAACGGGTTGATCTGGTTCCAGACGTCGATGGATCCCTTCCGGATCCGCTGTCCGATCGCGAGCTCCAGGTGGAAGATCGGGATCCCCTCGATCACAAGCATGATCAAATACGGGATCAAAAACGCACCTAggataaaaagaaacaaacaaaaaaatatttccatcAGTGTGTCTATCGTCATAATCAACACgtataaaaacaaaattatgGCAAAGGTGTAAATTTGTTCGGAGTTAATGTTTCCAGAAGATTGTTTACTGAGGTAATTAGTGAAGAAGGACCCTCATAAAATATTATTTACATCCTCTTTAACGTTTATATTGCACCCTCTTAAACTTTTATGGATACTACAGCAACTATTTTCGTTACACACTCAAAGTTCTTTATGGAGGAAGGGGCAATGAGAACACCATACGACTTATCCTGAAGAGGTATTGGGGCATGATGACAAACTAGTTTGACGAACGAATCAAACACTAAAAATACTGAAGAAAATCAAGAtctgttgatgaagattagacaaacaggtagtaagatacgcaaggtaacagttacttaagCTACTGGATAGActaacggtcagacgttttaggtagcatccactacctttcgtcagtctCATAATAGTAATAGCTTCGTGAACTTAAGATCACGgcctgtttctttcttttagaATGCTCTGACAATTCAAAATGGtggctgaaatatttttttccatttcgtaAATACCCCAACTGTGGTGACATTTACACAAGTGTCGTTAAAGACAGGCACAGTGTAATGGCCCGAGTCTCCTAATGGCTCGGTCAACTCAGTCATTAGCTTTCATGGCTGTGGAACTGAATAATGAGACGACAGTAAACATAGCAGGTCATTCGTGACAGCAGGACGTTTGTCATCGTGACCTGACATGTGGGAAGTTCAGTAACCCTGCCGGACGAGTCACAAAAATGGGCACgcgtctgtctgtttggttgCTTCTTTATTTTAAGGACTAAAAAGACTAAAGCAGAGCAGATGGAGAAGGGGCGTTCACCATGCCGAAAGCTAGGATAGGTCTTTCTAACTTGGTGTCTTATCgtttgatattttcaacaacACATTAATTTGTAACAAACTGTACATTATTTAGGGAGGCACAGACCATTCCGTGCGCATGTAAGTTTGTCTTTCGAATAAACAAATTAATAATAAGGGAAGAACAAAATCGCCCATAAAAACGTTTAACTTCAGTAGAGACGAACGTTGAAAAAAGGTACACCtgaatttcataaaacactattATCACGTGTTTTAACATTTGACCAGCAATTTaagtgttctcgccagaattttttcacagcataggggtcaggtacagaaggccaactttacgcggcgcaagctacgaagaaattaccacagagtagggagtccggcttgttcccccggaaaatttttgaattcataacccaatgggacactatttcctgcattttgagggataaattttgtgaagtaaagtttttcctctgttacagctggcagcctcattctaaagccaaatatgaactttttataagaggcatgaagggtcacaaggttctttccagaaagaaacacccctatactggttgaaacacagcataggggtccagaccacagcatagggggtccaaatcacagcatagggggcccctatgctgaaaaggcctggcgagaacactgaatTTATACGCCATTTTTTAAGCCATCTCAAACTCGCGTTTCATTTTTTGTTAACGCATTACTGCTTTGATATTCTATACTTCTTGG
This genomic window contains:
- the LOC136421315 gene encoding sodium-dependent neutral amino acid transporter B(0)AT1-like isoform X1 → MGDEVIIEQNGVELSNVEEGPTGKEKIDIEEDESAEDRPAWDNKIQYLLSQIGFAVGLGNVWRFPYLCQRNGGGAFLIPYLIMLVIEGIPIFHLELAIGQRIRKGSIDVWNQINPLLGGVGVAMVAVSFLVALYYNVIIGWCAFYFFNSFQAPLPWATCPGNGTVLECEKSSPTAYFWYREALDTSESIEDSGGINWKMMLCIFTAWLIVCVCMIKGIKSSGKAIYFTATFPYVVLLIFFVRGVTLEGAGDGLAFMFLPKVEKLADPIVWLEAATQIFFSLSVAFGGLISFSSYNPRKNNCTRDAVVVSIINSGTSIFASIVIFSVLGFKALTDSRKCLQEFQVVMENNVPDFANQNMTVTASNYMDLWGTYNTTDTAVRDFNFGYCSKEGNLNNAVGGTGLAFVVFTEAMNQFYPLEMGPFWSILFFLMLANLGLSSMFGTLEGVITPLRDAGIWKWRKEFLVVLLCVVCFLIGLIFAQYSGSYWLDIFNDYSGTFPLLIIAFFENIAIVYVYGLNRLSDDLLYMTGSRPNIYWKVTWMFLTPVSMLVIFGATIYTEATRTITYKGWDSALGQVVDKGPYPWWGEMMCYVLICLPTLFIPLVFFLRLTGLMPYRGETLKAKQKRTVPGAISKQNLVTDSVTSVSGSIAAYPANGVINPASTAL